Part of the Zea mays cultivar B73 chromosome 4, Zm-B73-REFERENCE-NAM-5.0, whole genome shotgun sequence genome is shown below.
TCAACGGTTGGCCTCTACCTTGACAGGCCTGTGTTTATGCATGGTCAGCTTTACGTCGTTGTTTCAAGGGTTACATCTAGAAGTGGTCTTAGAATTTTGATTGAAAATCCTGATGGTTCCTGCGGATCACAGACTCGAAACGTTGTTTACCGAGAAGTGTTGTGGGCCGTAGATGCGGACCCCCTGCAGACTTCTTATTGCATAATCGACTCAGACCTGTACATAACCAATGTGTAAAATAAAAATGTGTATACCGGCAACGCGTTTAGTTATCGTACCTATTCTGTTCTATGACTGCTTCCccaccaaaagaatttttggtctCCTATATTGTTTGTCTAGCGGCCTACCGGCAAGCGAGCACTATATGTCGCAAGTTTACAAAGGGGAACCGCTATGTCTGCATGCTCCAATAGATCTTGTCATACAACATCCGTGGTAGATGCCTACTCAATGATATTGACCTAACTTTACCTAGCATGTTTCTCCTATCCTAAATATTTTTTTGTAAGCATACTGCCCTTGTCAGCATCGAGTGTAGTGTTTATTGGTTGCTTATTTCGCTGGAAATGACTGACCTCTGCTTCATTACTGCAGATGGGGGACATACTCATTCCTAGCCTTATGGTTGGAGACTGCTCTCGCACCTTGTGTTTGCGTGTCTCTAGGCTTTGGGAATTCCTTGATCCTCAGGATGACAATAGGCTCCTGCATATTGATCTTGTTTTGCTTGATGAAGAGGTAGATCCATCTTTATACTGGTCTGATACTTGTGCATGCATAGTAACCATCAGCTCAGCCAACATGCTATACAATGTCCTATGCAGTTCTTCTATACAGTGTTCTATGCAATTCTTGCGTGTTGCTTAAAATGTTACCTCCTTTTGTTAGGGAAACAACATACATGCCCATGTCTATCCTCCGTTGTGCCAACAGCTCAGTGTGCTGCTCGATGAGGGAGGGATGTACaacttgaagtatttcttagtcaGGAAAGCTAACAGATTCTACAAATCGATAGAAAACTGCAACATGATCAGCTTTACAAAGTGGACTATGGTTGAGGTAGTCCTCCAGATCCCCCCTGCTTTCCCGGTTTGCACATATAACCTCACTCCCATAGACCAGCTCCAACCGCGTGTGGACTACAAGGAATATTTCACTGGTAACCTTCTACGCATAGTGGTTTACATGTTATAGGTAACATGAACACAGTACTAATGCCCTCGCCATCTCTATGGTATATGTGCTCGGTGTTGTCAGCGTGATCTCCCGTGTTTCATCACTACGCACAAGGGGACGACAGTCTGAGGTTATGAAGCGAACAGTCACTATAAGCAATGCAAGGTACCATGTGCATTCCTATCCTACTACACATTCCTTTTGGGTGCCACATACATATATGTAGTCTGATTTTGTTTGCAACAACATAGCAAGGAACCCATGAACAACCTCAACCTAGACCACAGATTACCACTTATCATTCTCCACGCTAGCAAAGTTGTCCATACGCTCAAGTGAATAGATGAAGGGTAAATGCACCGAGACAGTAAGAACGCCATTACATCACGTGGGGTCAATTTGCGTCCAAAAACTCAGCAGACACTATGTCCACAGATCATGCAGGGGATATGCTACAAACAAGTTGCCCATAGCGGGAAATAAAAAATGACATCTTCCTTGCAGAGGAAAACTGGTTCTAAACTACCTATGTCTTCAGTTGACCATGCTTCATTGCAATGTACCTTAGAAGAGATCATTTTTCCTGCTCAGTCAATCCTCCATGTCTAATATTATCCATTGCCCGGACAAAGTTTCCTTTACTACATGGGCATACCATGCATGTTGTGCTCATATAGAAGATTACTAAACAGCTTCAGCTACCATCGACCATTTAAACAAACAGCTATtttgaagctctagacgcacaatTTACGacttttatttctttgcgatgtccACACCTAACACGATACAATGACCAATTTATTTGTAAACTCGTTGTTCTTCACTCCGACAGGGATATCGGGCCAACCGTTGATGTTGTGCTTTGGGGCGAGCGGGCCACAACTTTCCTAGCTGAACAGGTCCACAGGGACAGTGGATCCTCACCACAGATCATAATATTTGTTGGCACTCTCGTGAGGAGCTACGCTGGTAAGTCTACTACATCCCTTTGGTTGCACTGCTAATACGCATGAGCATCTGAAAGGTTCCATTGTATTTTAGATAATGTGTCTTTATCGGGAGGATCATCATGCAAGTGGTACATAGATGCACCGGTCCCGGAAGTAAACGCTCTCAGAACTAGGTAACTTACTCATTCTGGGTTTTCAGACATACAATTTTCAGTCGTCTTTCTCACCAAATCTGATTACTGTCATTCGTAAACTGGCATGGCTAAACAGTGCTGAAACCAACCACCACCCTGTCATTTGGGATCAGGGCAAAGCAGCTAATGAGAGTACAGTAATCGCAGTTCCTGAACataagaagctcaaggatattaaGTACCTCCATCCTTTTGAAAATAAGGTGAGGTCCCTCTACTCGGCTAAACCTTGCAGTCCTAAGGTTTATCATAGGTTGATACTGTTCACTTCAATTACATTGTTTATAGAAGAAGGAATGGCTTGTCATCGTAAAGGTGCTCAAGATTGATAGCTCATGGTGGTACAACGCATGCAAAAAATGCCTTAGGACAACCAAACCGCACGGTGACACATACAAGTGCACCAATAATTCCTGTGACGCGCCTACCCCAAGGTCAGCTCTTATACGTCTCTCCCGTTTTTGTTAAGGTCCTGCTAGATCGCCTGGACGCCTAAGCGATGCCTTAAAAAACACCGTTACCTATCTCTCTCCTTTTTGTTTCCTGCACACCAAACCTTTTTCACTCCTTAAAAATTCACATGCCCAGACCTATAAGGTCACTGTTTTGGGCGGAGGGAGTAACAAGCATTAGATAAAGAAATACAAAAACACAGAAATGAGACACTAAATTACCTCAAAACGGTTCCAAAAATATAAAATCAGGTGATGCATGAATGCTGACGTAGCAGAGAAAGCCAAATATGAGAAGCCTGGTAAAGCATAAGTCATAAAGCACCAGAAATGTGTCATTAGTTAATCAATAGTTCAGTCAGAAAAAAGATGTTTGATACACGTACGATATAAGTATTGATAGTGCTGATGTTCTCAGCTAACCACATATTAAAATTGCAATGCTGTAATACAATAAAGGGTCGTTGTTCAGTTTTTGTCCATGGTATATTTTTTCTAACAGGCTCTCTATGCATGATACAAGATACTGAAAGAAATATTAGGTTCTTACAGGATTTGGCAAGTAGGTTCCTGTGCCTTAGAGTTTTTAGGTTCTTACAGGATACTGAAAGAAACAGTTTTTGCCTCACATAAGTAGATATGGAAAACCAAAAAATACAGCAACAAGAAGCGTGGAAAGAACTGCATCGATATGGATGTCCGCACACTGAAAAGCAAAGATATCAGGATAAGTATTTAAGAATGATTAGCTTGAAAATTTTGTCCTGCACAAGATCATTTCTGATAGATGCATTCATGCTACCCGACTTATACTATTTCGATGAGACTAAGTGGTTTAATTTTAGCTTTCTCTACCCACATATCTTTTATTGTAGTTGCTCTCTCAGCAGTTTGCTTGAGCAAAAGGCCTAGATATTCCCTTAGGGAAAATTTGTTGTGGGACATCACGACTTCGTATTATTAGCTCTAGCCTATAGAACACAGCAAAAGTCACTGTTTGGGGGGGAGGCGCTGTCAAATTGTAGCTGTTAGCTGGGTGCCAGGGGCCCCATTAAAATACTCTTTACGCCCGAAAGAGGAGAGTTTTTTTATTTTGGTGTCCCTGCATCACAAATGAACCCGAGCCGACCCAAACCAGACCCAACAGAAATTTGTATGAAACAGTGAATTCTCTAAAGGGGCGTTCCAAACTAAACACACTGAGCATGATAGACACAGACCAACTTTACCCCTTTCAGTTGCATATTGCAATTTACAAGTAAATAATAAAAAAGATGAAAAAATCACCACAAGAGTTGCTATGATGGAGATTGTCCAGTATGTGGCTTGTGCAGTTAGAGTATCTTAGCTTTAGTGAAGTTTAGTGCTGGGAACAAGTCTTTTCTGCTGCCACTGACCCGAGAGTGGCTGTTGCTCTTGCTCAACCTACTTTGTTTATTGTGACTTGACTTTGTGTCAACCTCTTGACTTTTGCTTATTCCTATAACAAATTTCTTGTACTTAACACCCCTTAGCATATCCTGGTCCTCTTGGGTGAGAATCGGTGGCAAATTGTTTGTTTTGCCCGACAACAGTGTGATTGCAGCACCATTTTGTGTTGGTGAGCTGACTGGAGATTGATGGGAGACCTTACACCTCCACTAGTGTTTCCTGATTTGCTGATTAGATGATGAAGCCACACGACCAGCTCCAGGATAAGTGCTTCGGTCTTCTCCTTGTCAGCAAGATACAACGTCTCCATTCGGGACATATCCATCTGCCCTGATATCTTGCAGTTTAATTCAGATCTGTATTAGAAAAGAGATTGTTACCGACACATCATAGTTTCATCAATGTCCATTTACATCACTGAGAAACTTCAGTTTCATCAATTTCTGTGTAGAATGGCCTATGGCAGTTTTTGCAAGCGTGCTTGTTCTGGTGATATAGCTAAAAGAAAAGCCGTGAAAGCAAACTATGGCAACTAAGGGAGACCTTTAGTGTCTATGCCAAAATTTAGAACTAAATTGAACTAAGGGTTTCACCTAGCATCGTTGAAGGTCGGTTAAGTTGAGCTGTAGCTCAACTAGACTCACAAAAGGCTCGAGCTTAAGTGCTTAACATATGGTATCTGAAATGTTAACTGGATAGTAGCAAGCAGTACTTAGAAACTTGCATAGGAGTGAGAAGATGCTAATCATATTTGCCTTTTTAAAGCTTTACTCGACAATATACACATAGGATTGAGTAAAAAAACATAGTGAACTAAAGAAGCGCACCAGCCAAACTTGAGGTCTGATAACAGACCTCATGAGGAGACAATTTAGATACATGGCCTTCTTTACCCCTTCAGTAATATTTGAAACAAAAGGGAGAAAACCTAATAATAAGTTGGCTGCAAATCCTAGACACGTGGCAAAAGATCAACAATAGATCAAATAATCCTCTGTTTGAGATTTTCGAACTTTGCAAACAGGTCATCGCTGCTTTCCTGCATACATAGAAATATTGAAAAAGGAAGTCGATCTTCAGGTCACCGGGAACACGGCAGAAACATGTGCAATCGAGCCAGGTTTTATATGGTGATTCAGATTTGAGGATTCAGATGTACCTTGGAAAGGAGATATCGTACAATGAAACAAATTGTGAAACCACATCCTACTAAATCCAGCAATTTTGGGTCTGTTATAAGTCAACCAAGCAGGTTAATGAGCATTTGGTATTAGAACTAAGTGTAGATTTCCTGAAGGAAATTGTAACTTCTGTACTAGGGGGACTGAATCAACTGCACGAACAACAAAAGATAAGATCCATAAAGCAACAACAAAAGATAGGTTGAagtcattatatatatatatatatatatattatctatAGACCTTCAGACTGTTATGCATTTCTACTTGATCAAAATTTATGCTTGTCTTGAAATAACATGTAGGAAGGTAGCACTTGGAGAGATTTAATTAAATCCAGAGTTTAATTTGATATAATTGTCAGTGGAGGATTTTGAGAATAGAATTCAAGTAAACTCTACTGCTCCTGACTGCTGCCACCTGCCAGTCATTTCTTTCCTTCTGCTTCCCAGTTGTTTCTTGGATGTTCAATGTTCTGCTTACAAGTTTGGTTTCACTATGCTTTTGGTGTCTGATACCTTAACGTCTGCACTATAGGGCGCGCAACGCGCGCTTCCTGATCAACAATCAAACCACTCTGTGCAGGTACAAGATATCCCTCACCGCTGAAGACGATACTGACACCGCCAAATTTATCTTCTTTGGACGAATGGCGCAGCGCCTCATTAAAAAAATGTGGACGCCCTCATCTCGACTAATCCACCCGgtttcattccaagagaaattacaAATCTACTGGAAAAGTCTTTCGAGTGGAATGTTAGCTTCACCGAAAGCACAATTATTTATATCAGTGTTTCCTTCCAAGTGAAtgctattgtcggcgtttcgagaccgggggggtccctaagccgacgagtgaatgtcgctgcgtgccccagcccagatgggtcgagcgcgtgggcgagcgcgaaggggggaagcgaggtggccggagatgggcgtgagagaggtggaaatcccgcggccttcgtgttcgtcccgcgcccaggtcgggtgcgcttgcagtagggggttacaagtgtccacgcgggtgagggaagcgagcggccccaagagagcgcctgtcccgtcctcgtccccgcgcggccaaccctctctaagagggtcctggtccttccttttatagtcgtaaggagtggatccaggtgcacaacgggggtgtagcagagtgctacgtgtctagcgggggagagctagtgccctaagtacatgccgatgtggcagccggagagatcttggcacccagatggtgtgatgtcgtggccgtcggaggagcaacggagcctggcggagggacagctgtcggagcggttgagtccttgctgacgtcctcctgcttccgtaagagagctgagagccgccgtcgtcacagagcttgcggggcgccatcattgcctatctggcggagctagccagatgggacaccggtcttgttctctgcggcccgagtcggctcggggtagggtgatgatggcgcttcctgttgacgtggctggcctgcgccctaggttgggcgacgtggaggctcctccgaagccgaggtcgagtctgtcttctgtggccgaggccgagttcgagcccctgggtcgggcgaggcggaggtcgttcgaaagaggccggggcggagtccgagccctggggtcaggcgaagcagagttcgtcgtcttccgggacttagctcgagtccgagccctggggtcgggcggagcggagttcgccgtcttccgggacttagcccgagtgcgagccctagggtcgggcggagcggagttcgccgtcttccgggacttagcccgagtccgagccctggggtcgggcggagcggagttcgccgtcttccgggacttagcccgagtccgagccctggggtcgggcggagcggagttcgccgtcttccgggacttagcccgagtccgagccctggggtcgggcggagcggagttcgccgtcttccgggacttagcccgagtccgagccctggggtcgagcggagcggagcttcctatggtgcctttggcagggcctgactgcccgtcagtctcactctgtcaagtggcactgcagtcggagtggcgcaggcggcgctgtccttttgtcaggccggtcagtggagcggcgaagtgacggcggtcacttcggctctgtcggggggcgtgtgtcaggacaaaggtgtcaggccacctttgcgttaaatgctcctgcgattcggtcggtcggtgcggcgatttagtcagggttgcttcttagcgaaggcagggcctcgggcgagctggagatgtgtccgccgttggaggggggcctcgggcgagacggagttcctccggggtcggctgcccttgtccgaggctaggctcgggcgaggcatgatcgagtcgctcgaacggactgatccctgacttaatcgcacccatcaggcctttgcagctttatgctgatgggggttaccagctgagaattaggcgtcttgagggtacccctaattatggtccccgacagtagcccccgagcctcgaagggagtgttagcactcgcttggaggcttccgtcgcacttttttgcaaggggaccagcctttctcggttgcattttgttccggtgggtgcgcgcgagcgcacccgccgggtgtagcccccgaggcctcggaggagtggtttcactcctccgaggtcctaatgccttgcgtaatgcttcggctggcctggttgttccctcatgcgaactggccgtagcccgggtgtacggtcggggcccaagttctcgggctagtatgttgacgctgtcaacggttcggccagagccgggtttgcgagagcagcccccgagcctccgcacagggcgagaggacgatcagggacagactcggctttttacatacgcccctgcgtcgcctttccgcaaggaggaggggggggaaagcgccatgttaccctcgatgggcgccgaacatggtgtctccggtgagctgcaagcgggtaatccgagtggacgtccgtgccccgttcgttaggggtcggctaggggcccagaggcacgcccaaaagtacctgcgggtgatctgccggacccggtcccctggcgacggggtccgagggctcgatgcctccctctgatgggattccgttacaagatcgctcccgctggtctcggaaatgtcctagggtacctcgggagcgcagcccgagccttggttatgtatcggacgtacccctggtcatccctcgctcggcgtctgaggcggctgtgaacccttcgggggccagccttcgaacccctgatcagtaatgggcgcggagcccgagtagcctgaggcggccgtggaacccttcggggggccggccttcgaacctctgaccagtagtgggtgtagggcccacgcgatctgaggcggctgttgaacccctcggagggccagccttcgaacctctgatcagtaggggggctcggagcccggttccttcacggggaaggatccttttgggggtatccccctttcccggtccctgttgcaagagatagagaaagaggaaaaaaggaaaaggatacgaaatcgaacgacgtggtgtaccttttttggcgcggttatcacgacaaaggcgaagcgtcgcccgcttctcctgccagaagcgccgcctgtcccgccgtggagttaatgcgacggggcgagtggttggcagggcgatcgtcgcgcgtgcgcgagccgttcgaggaacggatcacgggcgcgtcgtcttcacgccgtgagagggggttctcttgctgcccccggatgggacgtgagcttggctgacgacgtgaccgctgctcccgctcgcctgccaccgtcattactgccggcccactttcggccgcattgaccgtcgcgctaggctagcgctgctgggccgtgcgctgggtcgcctcgagtcgcggtattggttccgcaaccgaagaggcgcggtgatggcgcaagtggcggtgcagttgcttgcatgcagcatccggcgcgccggttgcgtgacgcgtgggcctgggcctccaggccgggcgcgttgggagtcggagaagcgcgtccacttggtgcggttgcatgccgcctgcatggctgcccgcctctctcgcccgttggtctgggccaaagtggagggtcacttgtaaccgctgggcggttgagtgcaccacgcgcggcggtttggcttcttctgctccgagccggccatcgtgataggggaggcggctgacgccgacgtggtcccgagcccgcctgtcgtgccggccatgctggcgcctgccgctaccgaagtcgccgctGTCCCAGCCGGAGAGCGGCCGGTTGCTGTCGGCGtcgagacggctgatgcgtcggcgcccagtgcctcggaagaggtgggcgtggaggcACGACccgtccagccgggcggcagcctcatcgctgtgcggcggagccccggggcccgacgccagttgctccggtttcggacccgcgaggcctcggaccctgtcttcattctcgacgatgaacaggaggaccagtcctgggatgagctccgcgagtgtgctgaagcaacggtggggtcgctccggtcatcgctggaggttttctgcagggacgtccccaaaatcctccaggtaacggtttcaggcataccttttcttttctgtgaacgaggcgttcttcgtgatgCCTCGTTTCcttccccaggatctgacggatcggagcgccgccaagtcgtcgttcatccgccgcgaggtcgatgtctggggctcgctgcgatccctgaggacctcgctcgccggggctactgcgtgcctctctcagcagggtgccaaggtagcggacctccagttgctctgcactgacctgagagccgaggcggcagcagcgcgcgcggaggcggcagcggcgcgcgcagaggcgcaacagcagcggtcggagttcgtccaggtcgtcgaggagcgggaccaatctcgggaccGGGCTACCgaagccgaaagccgggctgaagcCCTCGCAGCTGActtagccgcagcccaggtcgctgcctcggagcagcgtgcccaagccggaggtacgccttggccgtccctggttcttgttcttgtctgtttcctctgcttgtgtttgagttctttcttctggctgttcgcagagctcgagcccgcccttgacgagtccgccaaggcgcttgccgaggcgcttgccggagctgccgagcagagggaggccgacctcgcggccatgtccgaggccgtctcggacgtttatcggatccttggctccggcgacgtcccttcaggaagctcccctcaaagccgccttcaagccttgggtgatcacgcgcgcggcagagtccgcgaggcgctacaccacggcgtcaggtgggcctttgccgtgctcgcttcccactacgttgtggacctggagcgggttagtgaggggtattgtcttcctgacgaagacgaagctgccctggcagaagttcagcggctcgacgcggtcgccgcgggtccgagcgcagtgctggcgaccacctttgaggcggagatccttccccctgcgccgtcgccggaagctgagatggaccttaccgaaggcggggacggagctgagggcgcgactccttcccaaggcggcgcctaactcttgctgaaacagtttctgttggatgtgtgtgtgtcttactgcggccgctgaggcctgaacactttgttttcattgcatgaagtcgtactcttcttccttttattttgcgtgtctgGTTTAgcctgtcaataatagggtggcttcccgagttgggtcatttttcgtggcgggtgatgagtgaggtgtccctaacccggaggcataggagttcctcggctcagtcggcctcaccacttacatgtacccacgttcgcttctcggggccctgcttctgacatagccgggagaacgcaaaagccttttttgatcgaaaattttggatgcggagaggtacacccaatcttgacgcagaggggttccccctttttagcccccgagggagggtcgggctctgccgaggcgaggccgacccttccttgacgactgagacttgtgtgggagcgaggtatacgaacagctcgaaaacatcttaagggtagaagcaacgtagctgtcggacgttccaagcgttg
Proteins encoded:
- the LOC109945651 gene encoding uncharacterized protein; its protein translation is MISFTKWTMVEVVLQIPPAFPVCTYNLTPIDQLQPRVDYKEYFTDVLGVVSVISRVSSLRTRGRQSEVMKRTVTISNARDIGPTVDVVLWGERATTFLAEQVHRDSGSSPQIIIFVGTLVRSYADNVSLSGGSSCKWYIDAPVPEVNALRTSAETNHHPVIWDQGKAANESTVIAVPEHKKLKDIKYLHPFENKKKEWLVIVKVLKIDSSWWYNACKKCLRTTKPHGDTYKCTNNSCDAPTPSAFGHEHHQLWRPAFGN